In a single window of the Hydrogenobaculum sp. 3684 genome:
- a CDS encoding NYN domain-containing protein — MEKEKLVIFIDGSNVFHGLKNETFRLDYLKLIEFLTADRYLVRAYFYSALPSDKDVDKQSKEGFAKQKKFLEDLAFMGIKVKLAKLRKLPDGNFLEKEVDIMLATDMLSLAYKNAYDSCVLVSGDSDFSYTVEVVQSLGKRVENATFKKTSSYSLRRLCDKFIYLDDHLDKFLLKPKEPTVWDKIKNVFKINIVN, encoded by the coding sequence ATGGAAAAAGAGAAACTGGTTATTTTCATAGATGGTTCAAACGTATTTCATGGACTAAAAAATGAAACCTTCAGATTAGATTACCTAAAGCTAATAGAATTTTTAACGGCCGATAGGTATTTGGTAAGAGCGTATTTTTATTCTGCACTTCCAAGCGACAAAGACGTAGACAAACAATCAAAAGAAGGCTTTGCCAAACAAAAAAAATTTTTGGAAGATTTGGCTTTTATGGGAATCAAAGTAAAGCTTGCAAAGTTAAGAAAGCTACCGGATGGCAATTTCTTAGAAAAAGAAGTAGATATAATGTTAGCTACAGATATGCTATCTTTGGCCTACAAAAATGCATACGATTCATGTGTACTTGTAAGTGGAGACAGCGATTTTTCATACACAGTAGAAGTGGTACAATCTTTAGGTAAACGAGTAGAGAACGCCACATTCAAAAAGACATCTTCATACTCTTTGAGAAGACTTTGTGATAAATTTATATATCTTGATGATCATCTAGACAAATTCTTACTAAAACCAAAAGAACCCACCGTATGGGACAAAATTAAAAATGTTTTTAAAATAAACATTGTAAATTAA
- a CDS encoding RNA ligase partner protein: protein MQDNVIIDTSIFTNPNIYKSISLGQPIDAIEAFIGLAHKSSKKIYMPRTVYIELCKVVDLESIKSKFESSIIIKSPNRCNITINALALFDFVEDMRIRINKGLRIAEEFARDKTQDIQTTISKLREKYKEALRQGTLDSKEDVDVILLALELNGVILSGDEGINSWADKFGIRTVNPLFIQEFLSF, encoded by the coding sequence ATGCAAGATAATGTAATAATAGACACAAGTATATTTACAAATCCAAATATCTACAAAAGCATATCCTTAGGACAACCCATAGACGCTATAGAAGCTTTTATTGGTTTAGCCCATAAAAGCAGTAAAAAAATATATATGCCTCGGACAGTTTATATAGAACTATGCAAGGTCGTGGATTTAGAATCAATAAAAAGCAAGTTTGAATCTAGCATCATTATAAAATCCCCAAATAGATGCAACATTACCATAAACGCGTTGGCGTTGTTTGATTTTGTAGAGGATATGCGCATAAGAATAAACAAAGGCTTAAGAATTGCCGAAGAATTTGCCAGAGATAAAACACAAGATATACAAACTACAATATCAAAGCTAAGAGAAAAGTATAAAGAGGCTCTAAGACAAGGTACTTTAGATAGCAAAGAAGATGTTGATGTTATATTGCTTGCTTTAGAACTAAACGGAGTTATATTGTCTGGAGACGAAGGGATAAACAGCTGGGCAGACAAATTCGGCATAAGAACAGTGAACCCTCTTTTTATACAAGAGTTTTTAAGCTTTTAG
- a CDS encoding PA2779 family protein — translation MNLKKIAIALAAWTMFYNVSPAMASFISSKAPIQENSQKSDYIKEIQKALENKIVAQKLKEYGMNPKEVKEKLKSMNEEQLRLLANASKKLNAGGDVLGLAIAVLVIVLLVVLILRLTGKEVIIR, via the coding sequence ATGAATTTGAAAAAAATAGCTATTGCTTTGGCAGCTTGGACAATGTTTTACAACGTATCACCAGCCATGGCTTCTTTCATAAGTTCAAAAGCCCCCATACAAGAAAACTCACAAAAAAGTGATTATATAAAAGAGATCCAAAAAGCTCTTGAGAATAAAATAGTAGCCCAAAAGCTAAAAGAATACGGCATGAACCCTAAAGAAGTTAAAGAAAAACTGAAATCCATGAATGAAGAACAGCTAAGACTTCTGGCAAACGCTTCAAAAAAGTTAAACGCTGGTGGTGATGTATTGGGACTTGCAATAGCGGTGCTTGTTATAGTGTTGCTAGTGGTATTGATACTAAGACTTACCGGTAAAGAGGTGATTATAAGATAA